A window from Salvelinus fontinalis isolate EN_2023a chromosome 8, ASM2944872v1, whole genome shotgun sequence encodes these proteins:
- the LOC129860369 gene encoding uncharacterized protein LOC129860369 isoform X3 yields MDIWKFQLVIVTLYSLVYTCQGLSFSVDKEHWVSKDWQDEPLEKRLASQVASLIKRSKAHQFYGLMGKRSGNKGEMFVGLMGRRASSGESFTRIIPDATSTAIDIAEGSHTQPGITYTLMLWLKPESTL; encoded by the exons ATGGATATTTGGAAATTCCAGCTGGTAATAGTTACCCTGTATTCCCTGGTGTATACATGTCAGGGATTGTCTTTTAGTGTTGACAAGGAACACTGGGTATCCAAAGACTGGCAG GATGAGCCACTGGAGAAGAGGTTGGCCAGCCAAGTGGCTAGTCTGATTAAGAGATCTAAAGCCCATCAGTTCTACGGGCTCATGGGCAAACGCTCAG GAAATAAAGGGGAGATGTTTGTTGGACTTATGGGAAGAAGAGCATCAAGTGGGG AATCGTTCACAAGAATCATTCCAGATGCTACCAGCACTGCGATCGATATCGCCGAAGgatcacacacacaaccaggtaTTACTTACACATTGATGTTATGGTTAAAACCTGAGAGCACTTTGTAA
- the LOC129860369 gene encoding protachykinin-like isoform X2, with translation MDIWKFQLVIVTLYSLVYTCQGLSFSVDKEHWVSKDWQDEPLEKRLASQVASLIKRSKAHQFYGLMGKRSDVQQQPIRVNRRRNKGEMFVGLMGRRASSGESFTRIIPDATSTAIDIAEGSHTQPDSQEAWDQHLYSYR, from the exons ATGGATATTTGGAAATTCCAGCTGGTAATAGTTACCCTGTATTCCCTGGTGTATACATGTCAGGGATTGTCTTTTAGTGTTGACAAGGAACACTGGGTATCCAAAGACTGGCAG GATGAGCCACTGGAGAAGAGGTTGGCCAGCCAAGTGGCTAGTCTGATTAAGAGATCTAAAGCCCATCAGTTCTACGGGCTCATGGGCAAACGCTCAG ATGTTCAGCAGCAGCCTATTCGAGTGAATAGAAGAC GAAATAAAGGGGAGATGTTTGTTGGACTTATGGGAAGAAGAGCATCAAGTGGGG AATCGTTCACAAGAATCATTCCAGATGCTACCAGCACTGCGATCGATATCGCCGAAGgatcacacacacaaccag ATTCACAAGAGGCATGGGACCAACACCTGTATTCCTACAGATAA
- the LOC129860369 gene encoding protachykinin-like isoform X1, with translation MDIWKFQLVIVTLYSLVYTCQGLSFSVDKEHWVSKDWQDEPLEKRLASQVASLIKRSKAHQFYGLMGKRSDVQQQPIRVNRRRNKGEMFVGLMGRRASSGESFTRIIPDATSTAIDIAEGSHTQPGITYTLMLWLKPESTL, from the exons ATGGATATTTGGAAATTCCAGCTGGTAATAGTTACCCTGTATTCCCTGGTGTATACATGTCAGGGATTGTCTTTTAGTGTTGACAAGGAACACTGGGTATCCAAAGACTGGCAG GATGAGCCACTGGAGAAGAGGTTGGCCAGCCAAGTGGCTAGTCTGATTAAGAGATCTAAAGCCCATCAGTTCTACGGGCTCATGGGCAAACGCTCAG ATGTTCAGCAGCAGCCTATTCGAGTGAATAGAAGAC GAAATAAAGGGGAGATGTTTGTTGGACTTATGGGAAGAAGAGCATCAAGTGGGG AATCGTTCACAAGAATCATTCCAGATGCTACCAGCACTGCGATCGATATCGCCGAAGgatcacacacacaaccaggtaTTACTTACACATTGATGTTATGGTTAAAACCTGAGAGCACTTTGTAA